Proteins encoded in a region of the Ktedonobacteraceae bacterium genome:
- the galU gene encoding UTP--glucose-1-phosphate uridylyltransferase GalU produces the protein MRIRKAVLPVAGLGTRVLPASKVVPKELLPLVDKPTLQYIVEEAVAAGVEEIIFVTSRSKRSIEDHFDAFPELEAALERKGKRKELEALRHVQTMATYAAVRQLEPLGLGHAVLRAKELVGDEPFIVMLGDELVAPETPILPDMMKIHERYGGSVLSLFISPPEQVSSYGIAAVEDLGDNVVKVTHLVEKPRPEEAPSNLGVAGRYILTPDIFALLEKTPPGAGGEIQVTDAIEMQARTGHCYGLRFTGLRYDTGNPLGLLTTSIAYALKRPDIAPALKEYMRQALKEEG, from the coding sequence ATGCGTATTCGTAAGGCGGTGCTGCCCGTCGCCGGGCTTGGCACCAGGGTGTTGCCGGCCAGCAAAGTCGTGCCGAAAGAGTTGCTGCCACTCGTTGATAAACCAACGTTGCAATATATCGTGGAAGAAGCCGTCGCAGCTGGGGTCGAGGAGATTATTTTCGTGACCAGCCGCAGCAAGCGCAGCATCGAAGACCATTTCGATGCGTTTCCCGAACTGGAAGCAGCCCTCGAACGCAAGGGGAAACGCAAGGAGTTGGAAGCGCTGCGTCACGTGCAGACGATGGCTACCTATGCCGCGGTGAGGCAACTCGAACCCCTTGGATTGGGCCATGCCGTCCTGCGCGCCAAAGAGCTGGTGGGCGACGAACCATTTATCGTCATGCTGGGAGATGAACTGGTCGCGCCAGAAACTCCCATTCTGCCCGACATGATGAAGATTCACGAACGCTATGGCGGTTCTGTACTCTCGCTATTTATTTCACCGCCTGAACAGGTATCTTCTTATGGCATAGCAGCCGTTGAGGACCTGGGCGATAACGTCGTCAAGGTCACGCACCTGGTCGAAAAACCCAGGCCCGAAGAGGCGCCCTCCAATCTTGGCGTCGCGGGCCGTTACATTCTGACGCCCGATATCTTTGCGCTGCTGGAAAAAACTCCTCCTGGCGCGGGCGGCGAGATTCAGGTCACCGATGCTATAGAGATGCAGGCCAGGACGGGCCATTGCTATGGCCTGCGCTTCACCGGCCTGCGCTACGATACCGGCAATCCCCTCGGACTGCTTACCACCTCGATTGCCTACGCCCTCAAGCGCCCCGATATCGCTCCGGCGCTAAAAGAATACATGCGGCAGGCGCTGAAGGAAGAGGGATAA